The genome window GTAGAAATACCTCCTCAAAATCAAGGGGTTTGGATCCTGTCATATTAAATAAGAAGGCACAAGCATACTTTGGATCCAGAACCCGGTCCTTGATGTATTGGTGAACTTTACTCAGGAATAATTTCCTAGCTTGTGGGAAAGCAATCTGCATGAcccaaaagaaagaagagagggaaaggAAGGGGATTACTAACAGCAAAAATCATTTCATTACATATAACCTGGAAATGAAATTGTATTGTTATGTTTTCAGAGAACACTTCAAAAAACTCCACCTCTGGTGTCCTCAAGGTTAAATGCAAGAGATCAACAGATATCTTATGATCCCAATGCTTCGACAAACGAAGAACTGCCTTTGCAGAAGCAAGCCTCAAGTGGGCCTTATCAACTGAACtgtatgataaaaagaaaatacatatgAAATTGCAAACCTAACAAGCCCAAGGGGGAACAGACAACAGTTTAtccataaactaataaaaaagcaataaacATAATACCTTGATTCAATATCTTTCGATATTTCTCCAAAAAGAAGTATGTTTCTAAGGATTTCCAGATGGCTGTCAATACCACGACGAAGTTGAACATCTTTAACCGGCAAGTAGCTGTTGACCAATGTCTTAATTCCATATATCTGCAAgcaattttttaatagaatccAATTTGTAAAGTGGTCAGGGAAtaatatatattctaaaaattaCATGAGAAAGAAGGCAATGTGATCTATATCCAGACCAAATTATTAAGTAAAATGCTGATATTAAGGCTATTGTTTTTAATCTTCaaaaggatggaaaaaaaaggacaacTCCAACTACCTTCAACAAACAAAGTTCACTTTTGTCGTCCCAGCAAGCTTTTGTATTATCTTCTGATTTCTGCGAAACAGAAGCAACTCTAATAATAAGACTAGTTATTATCAAGTCAACCCAAATCATTGCACAAGTTAGGGATTTGCAAATGCATACACTACTGCATTCTAGAATTTTGTTCTtaatgaatttttcaatttcattttctctaGTTTCAAAAACCGGCATTGCAGCCTGTGCTATGCATCCCAGAGATTGTAGTACAGCAGGCAAATGTCTCTTCTCCTCCAGCATGTCAACGAGTCTCTGcaaattgagaaagaaatacCATGAATGCTGGTATTAACATACATATGGAGCATTCCAAAACTCTAATGATAATGCATGCAGACACCAACAAAGACAAAAATGGAACCTTGTATAAAACAGAGAGGGACTTGAGCCCATCATCCTTTGTGATTGTTGCTAGGGCATGCACAGCATACTTGGCCTGTCTTCGACTACCTTCTAAGCAAAGCCTCTCCAATATAAGGTCAATTGCACTGCAGGTGAGTAATAAGAAGAGTATAAACATTTACATACAATTATCTGGCTCTAAATGTCAATAATTTCATGCAACACACCTTGATGACTCCGCAAGTTGTTCTCGGATTGTACCACCAGCCTTTGCCAAAACATGCAAAGCACCTTCTTTTATTATTTCGTTGTCATCTTTCAGAAAATTTATTAGCTCTTCCCCTGAGCCACCAAGCAGCAATGGACTGAAGCGAGCAAGAATctgaaaattcataaaaaaaataaatctatagaTGGCGTTTGTTTTTTCACAGCAAAATAGTAAAATGTGCAAGTCAAAAtgtgaacaaaaaacaaataaaagaagattCAGATAAGATTGTCAAACAAATTGAAGGCTGAAGTGCTGCAGCTTCCTACTACAGCTGCAACAGTACAAGCAAACACATAGAAAAAGACCCTGTGTTTGAtataattgtaaaaacaaaaaagtttgtGGGTGAAGGGATGCAATTGCATCAAATAGCATTAAAGACCATAGAGTGACAAAAATGTATGAGTGTGCAAACATAGATCACATGGTTGATAAAAAACTCATCATCAATAAGATGTATAATTGACATGTTCTTACCACCAGTAAATCCATACAAGATCGAGTAAAATGCATATTTCCAGCAGAGTTATGTGTGTTGACGTCCGAAAGAATTTCTTTCACATGCTCCTTGTTGAAAAGTAAATAAGAACACTTCATCGAAAGACTGCTCAAAAAATCATAGAGTCGGTGTTTCTCGCCGAGTATTTTAAGTAAATCATCCTGCAAGAAAGGGAAATTCTTTATGGAGTAAATTCTCCAcaaaaaaatgggaaaagaaaaatgcaaatgCAGCTTCATcaactattaattaaaaattggcTTGACATATAAAAACTCCTAATTAAGAAAAGCAAGGCCACTCTCACTTTAGTCAACTCAATAGGTCCCCCACAGATTGGACTACAGTTCATAACATTCACAGCTAACACTGAATTGTTAGATTACTTATCAGATATTGACCGTGCTCATAAACTTTCCGCAAccatttaatataatatcactTACCCGACCAGTGCAAGCTTGATGGAAGGTAGTGCTTGGATCGAGTAGATTTGTTAAAATCTTCCAAATATTGGCATCTTTCAATTGATCAACTATATGAAAATTTTCCTCAGCCTTGGCAGGCTCTGCAAAGGAGCGAGACATGATCCGAAAACAGAACAGAACCTTTTTTTGGATCTCAGGAGTATCTCTGTCCTGTATTTGAATGAGAACCAATTGTtggattttcattttcttaattgaatctCTTTGCTGAATATAAATAATCTAATCTCCAAAATTTACAAACCTGATGCGACTGCCTCAGTAATAGATACCTCTGCATCTCCTGCTGTAACCTGCAAACCAAGAGGAAATCCCCTGAAAATCAGAGcacaattcatcaaataaacaCAGATTTAGCAATTTCAGCTTGAGTTGCCATGTCAAATCTAGCATTTTCAACATACCTTTGCTTCTGCTCCAGTATTTTTTCAAGAGCTTTCACCTCAACTTTGTCTATGACAGAGAAGATTCTTACCCAATATTTACATCTATCTTTTACTGCAAATTCAGTCTGAAACAGAGAGCCACAAAGAACAGATTCAATTGTATCTGATCTGCAGAACAGATTACTGTGTTAGAAACATGTTTAACAGATATTCTGTTGAGAAGGAGGTACTAAGAAAGCGCCATGGCATCAGATAAAGTAGCACATTTTTCTGTAAAAAGCAACTAAGTTATTTACATTAGTGTAGACAAGCAGTCCAAGATAATTGCAGCTCATGAAGACAGCAAAGGAGGGACCTGGCCTTCAATAGAGCAGATGAATGGGAAAATAGATGattctgtgtgtgtgtgggtgcatatatattatatattttaatatatccaGGTTAGCACACAAGCCAAGAAATCTTGCCTGAAATCTTTGTCATACAAACATCTCAAAATCCTTCCAGGAATCCAATCATATTCACCAGGATTGATTGAGCCATCAGAAGACTTTACACAATAAACCCTGAATATCTCAGCCATTCTCTCCATAGTATATCTTTTAACAAGTTGCTGGGAattccaaacaaaaagaaatgcaCACGTCAGAACACTATAGATACCAACTAGTATAtagttaagaaataatttgggaacagggaaaaaaaggaaaggtgtGACATACAGATTTGTCTCGAAGACGTTCTGCAACTAGCCTTATGGTTTCGACAGGGACAGAATTCAAGGCATGGCATGCTACATCACAGATTACATCAACAACCTGCTTTCGAACATTCTCATCATAGTCCAACAGTCGGTCACAAAGGGCAGCTGCAAACATTGAACCGGGTCAAAATCAACCGGGAATCGTTTATATAAACTTGCAAAGCCTCTCCATCCAAGGACTTACAGATGATTTGAGCTGCCTCTGCTCGAAAAGGATTTGACAAAAGACAGCCTTTGACACATTCAAGGACACACATCCGGATGGTAACTACTCTATCACTCaatcttttcaaaaactctGAAAAGATTGGCTGAAATGCTTCTGTGATGGCAGAGCCAGGTAAAGAAAATAGATCCCCAACCAACCCCACTGCTTTTAAACGAGTGTCTAGCTGATCGGTCTGCAAATGTTGAACCTCATGTATTAAGAAACTAATCAGcaaattttgataaattgtAAGCTTATACTGGATTAGTAATTACCAGCAGCTCTCCTGTGAGGTATGGAACGACTCCTGATAGGATCTGAGGAGCACAACGGTAAACATCATATATAACTTCATGGTAGTCGATTTTACTATTTGCCAACCTGCTATCTCCTGACATTAATGATATGAGGAACTGCTTTATGCCAGCTTCAAGTTTTCCTGCACAAAGCTCTATAACTTTCATGGCAAGTTTCCTTGCTGACATGGAGATATCCtggaaaaacaagttttacAGACTGAGCTCCATCAAAAGCATGATAAGAAAAACTAAGCAAGAGTAAATGTTGACAATAACTATAGAGCACACATCATACACCAGCAAAGAGTAGAGGTACTTACACTTCTGTTACGACCTAATACAGATAAGATAACAAGTAGAAGATCCTCTCTGAAATCCTCGCTTTCTTCTATGAGAACAACCATTATTGTTTGCATTGATGATAATACACTTTCTTGATGATCATCACTGCATTTGTCAAAGTTCTCTAATCAATATCCATTAAATCTCGTACAAGGAATCCtttaattcatgaaaacaataatgaagaaaaaaggttGGGCAAAGCCAAGAGAGGGGTAGGGAAACAGCCAATATCCATCCCCTCTTGTGTATTAGGACATAAGTACAGCCGTATCATTTGCAATACAATGATCCAGGTAGTGATCATTTGATGCTATCAATAAACAGCCATGTAAaggactggaaaaaaaaaattagagaaactaTATAGTCATATAATGTGTCCAAACTATAAGAAAGACGAGACACAGAGACAATAGTGTATGGGCTTTCTACAAGAACCTTGTGTCACAAATACACACAAGAAATCTAGTTATTATTTAAGTTCAATGGCACACTCCACTGGGTGATGAAACAACCACCACCCACCCAAGAATTTCAATAATAATGAAAAGGAATTATAAACTGATTGTCTGTAATTTATACTGTTGCAATGAACAGTGATCTAAAGTTAATAACCCAGTGGTGTTACTTGTTGTAAGTGCATGGAAAAGGTGAAAGtgcaaaataaaagaacatggCTTCAAAACTTCAGCGGCAAATATGAACCATCTTTGCAAGTCAACCAGAGAAGAATTTTcaagattaagaaaaatcagATGGAAGCACTATAAATGTAAGCCCTTTATTCTGTctctgaaaataaaatgaacaaaacacACCTGGCAACAGTAAAAAATGTACTGAACATCTTATTCACCAGATCATTACATTCAAGATCCAGCATCACAACACAAGACCTATATTTGGCAAGAGTCTCCAAAATAACAACTCTCCTTCCAAATGATGGACCACCAGTATCACTTAACCCACTAAATGTGCCTACGATCAAGTGGAATATATCCTGCACAAAGATATGCACCATTGAGATTGGATTAAAATTGCAAACTTTTATGATCAGTAATGAGGTATATTAACtaattctattaattaattgagCTAGTAAAGTAAACAAACCTTTAAAACATCATCACTGTAAGGAGCTTCGGGTGCAGTGATCCGGGTTATCTCACAAATACAGGTTGCAACTAGAAGCTTAACATCCCTATCTTGATGCTTCAACAATTCTGGCTTTACAATTGCATCAAGAAAAGGCTGCATTGACTCTGACACTGAAGCCGGTGGTGACTGATCCATCTCAGAAAGACAAGTAGCAGCTTGCTGCAGGTAAATCCATAAAGGAAATATTTTCAGCACATTAAAATCCAAACAAGAACCCTAGGGTTGTACATCTGTTGCATTAGGGAATAGAAAAACCCAACACTATTGCctaaaactcaaaatcattAATAGATCCCAAACACATCCCAGGGTCATCTCATTAATAGATTCCAAACACAAACCGAGGTCcaatacagtaaaaaaaacctttataaaCAGTAGCTTACAGGTCAAAACATTATGAAACAACACAAATTCAGCTCCTGATTCagtttctctttcctttctttatttgatggtaaaagaaaatcaatattaagGCTCCTTAACTCTATCAGAATATTCAAAATCTTGCATCAAAGCCATAAATTTTAATCTCAAAAGATTCAACACACAAACAATGTGAAAGTTAGAACAACAATTCTTTcatatttgacatgttaatctGAGTAGCCCGGAAGTTTCCACCCGTCTAAGCTTCATAAATCTAGTCAGATTCAGATTTTTCCTTGTCATCCTTTTCTGTTTCACTAAGCATCCACTTTCCTCAGCAGAGGACAGCAATTCAGTCCTAGAAACCAAAATTCTGAAGAGCTCAACAACAGGATACACTTTAGGACCAAAAGAGGCAAATTTAACAAGCGACCAAGCGAAATTTTTCACGAGCGGTGAACCCTTTTAAATGGTTGCGCTACTAACCCTAATTCAACCAAACTCCCTCGAATATAACCctagacaaacaaaaaaaagttcacCTAAACAATCTGCTTTactcaaaaaattcaaacttgacTAGCTTAACCTAAAAAAGCTCCAAACTTTAAGCCCTTCTTACAAGCAATTTTCCCATGCAACAAACCCCAACGCAACAATTCAGCTCCAACAAACCGACCTTCACTTCTTTTCATTGCCTTTCTAGGTTTTTCTCGGCAAACAAACAGAGtaaatttttactaaaattcaaaaattgggCTTACCTTCAGAAGTTTAACAACACCATCTTTAGTAGAAGGAAGTGTTTCCAGCTTGGATCCCACCTCCTTTAACTTCTCTTCGAGCTTCTTCTCCTCTCCCATTCTAAAAAGAAACGCttggtggtttttttaatttccaagaTTCAATTTTTCAGACAAAACTAAACtgctgctctctctctctctctcacttacATGTCGATGGGGTTAAAGGGCTCGtcttttttatgtgtgtgtttaaagctttcttctattttggggggttttgattttgtgtgtgttttgcgGACAAGAAGGCGAAATGAACTCGAAATGTAAGTGAAATCACATAAATTTCTGCTACCTTATTAACAAATCTAAGTATTTCGCAGATGCTCACGTGtggattttcattttcttctatactttatcttttttaactatttctttccttttgctaGTTGTGTTTTTCACCTTAAGTGTGGGGTGAAAATCTTGTATGGTCCTTCTTCCACTTCAGGCCAGACCAAACCCTAATTTATGAATCAATCTTTTGATAATATAATCTAAGATCCCGCGCTCACGAGGCCTTGGGTTGAAGACTTTACAAATCTCTTCTCGTCATCATCGCAcgctaaagtttttttttttttaatgtttatgttTGGTAATTCGgtatagattatttaaaaaaaaacaattaaaaatatatcaaaataatattttatatattttatatctgtatattcaaaaaatatttaaaaaacattgatttattaatttttcaattgaaaaattcaaacaGAAGAACAAAATCTCAAAGATTTTGGGGGATTATGTACTTTAAAATTTGTGGTTTTCGGACATATGTGTTAGAGACGGACGAGGTCTAAACAAGTTCATTGGGAATGATAGATGACAAAGAGTACGGGGGTTATTTCATCAAATATTAATGATGGCTAAAATAGCTTGAGGACTAAATggacaaaacaattattttagaGAGTTGACTTGATTCATGCATGCAAGATCGATATAGATCACATACGTTGTTTGTACTTGATAGTTTAAATAGAAGCTCAGATGATATATTggctatataataataataatattttttataccaattttagaaaaaaaaatatccattgtaaattaaattaaaaatacatatttagtTTCTTGTCCTTTTAATATGTGCATTTATTAAAGTATgcaagtaaaaaaatcatcatctttttttattagaatgttGCCTGTtgggattatatatatatatatatatatatatatatgtgtgtatttatgtatgtataaataaaacCGATGTCATGGAAATTGTGAAACAcgatattatttaaatgttgtgtttttaaaatatgataaggTTAAATTATGTTACTtcgctaaattttttttaaaaagttttattttgttatttattttagttttatgagTTAATTGTTCAATTTATCCATAAATTACTCAcctcaattaaataatatttttgttctctaaatttaaaatgtaaatagTATATAAATTagtcaataaattttaatggtttcaatgatattaatttataaaggtTTATATGTGTGAGTATATAACAATTGATTAATATGAACAAGTAAAAGTTGGTTAATAATTAGTAATTATGATtaaccatgaaaataaaaattcttgtgtttttaatgatttgtaCAATcgagaaatttattttctatatgtaataaattaacttaatttttctacattaattatattttaaaaaaaccattcacATCTAAACCAAAACatttataacaaattaattttgttatcaatTTTTATCACTTGAAACAACATTTCATGAATAGTGTTAGTAAATATTTTTGCACTAATTTAGGGAATAATTAAACAACATCCTTGAAGATTGcaattgtatttaaaattagggttttcatataaaataaaatataaaaaattgacaaaataataGAACAACAAAAATCCCTCTATTAATTAGCAAtaacaaacaaaccctaaaacaattcttttaaatatattgggGGTAGTTTTCTTATTAAACATGAAGCTCAATGATCTTGGGTTATACAGGAGGAGATGACTCTCTCTTGACTGCCAGAGGTTTCTCTTGATCGTCACATACACATTCgttatttttacaatatattatttttggcaTGTCACAAGGGATTTTGCCaaaacaatcaataaaattcCTACATGGCACCGCAGCCCTCACCATCACCACTGAAACACCTGCAGAAACTTTTCCCATGAATCTCCaccgtaaaaataaaaataaaataaaatatattcacatGTCAAATACCTGcatagaaatattaatttaaaaaacataaataaaaaataattaagagataGGGAAAGGAGAAATCAACCAACATGATGTGATGAGCAGGAAAGCGACAAGAACTTTCATTATCAAGGAAGAGATCCTAGCCATgtctttgaaattaaatttgatatagcTAGAGGAATTAAATTGTTGGAGTGCATATGGTATGCTATTTGAACCTCAAAAGCCTGTATTTATAGGAGGTCCATAGATTTTAgggtttgataaaaattaatcatttgcatatatatatatatatatatatatatatatacagttttcttattttacaaACCAAGAGTAATTGTGATTATTACCTGACAAATGCAAAATACTAGACATTTATTTCaatcaaaaagattttttttgttgtttcaattTGGATTCGATGATTTCTTATGATATGGaggatttctttttcttttttcttatcattctaATATAGAaggaattaattatttataaattaagattatTGTTATGtgaaactttattattatttgtttatttttacaaataaaaaaagaaagagaaaattaaaaaagaaaatacctctgaaacaaattattcccttcctttttttttacctgatcCAATGGTGTCTTTTAGACCAACtgattttattccttttatgtGCTTTATCTCGTCACGCCTAACATCAATTTTCTAAacgatatatttttataaattcatttacaatTTTACCGCAtcatttacaatgaaaaattaacttaactatatatttttataagttcaTTTCATGCATCCCATTAACTATacacattatttttctaaatttatttgcaagttatttattattaatggatTTTTCATCAAGTTGGCATCATGTCCATGTGAATTAAGAGTCTCACaactctataattttttaattttagtttttttatttatatttcttgatccttgttttattattgttatttttttatactacaTAAAGTTGAACAAAATATTAAGCTTGACTATTTAAAAAGACTTGTTgacttattattaattttattttcagttaaAAACATTATACTAGGTCTACATCAGTCTTTAGAACTATAACACACACGGACTTAAATGTTAAAATCCAATTTTAATCAAGACATAATACTAACTtgacaaaacttttttttgaacttgttttaaggttaaaaatatcatgttaggCCTACGTCGGTCTCTAAAAACAAGGAAACACGTTAACTAACTTCGTTtcatggtattttttaaaaactcttttaatcaaacaatttattttagcCACCACTGATGAGTTTTTGATGtactatataaaagtatttttttatttgtatcaaaatgatattttttatttttaatgttaatatattaaaaacaataaaaataattattaatttgatatttttttcaagtcaaatatatttctaaaaaaaagctACTACACtcctaaatatattattatgcataaaatattttacataagtttctaaattgaaaatattttaaaataaatgaattaattgttgcaaaatattttatatttacttgttttcttctataaaacattttacaaaaaacaaacaaataaaattctaaaaagtattttagaaaaaaaaactcaaaaaatagctttaaaacatatttcgccattaaaatttttaaaatttataagaaaaaataaatacttttatgcaagattttatttaaacatataaTGATTAAGCATCCaattaactaatttttaataattagattatttttgc of Populus trichocarpa isolate Nisqually-1 chromosome 16, P.trichocarpa_v4.1, whole genome shotgun sequence contains these proteins:
- the LOC7482634 gene encoding sister chromatid cohesion protein PDS5 homolog A isoform X2, which encodes MGEEKKLEEKLKEVGSKLETLPSTKDGVVKLLKQAATCLSEMDQSPPASVSESMQPFLDAIVKPELLKHQDRDVKLLVATCICEITRITAPEAPYSDDVLKDIFHLIVGTFSGLSDTGGPSFGRRVVILETLAKYRSCVVMLDLECNDLVNKMFSTFFTVASDDHQESVLSSMQTIMVVLIEESEDFREDLLLVILSVLGRNRSDISMSARKLAMKVIELCAGKLEAGIKQFLISLMSGDSRLANSKIDYHEVIYDVYRCAPQILSGVVPYLTGELLTDQLDTRLKAVGLVGDLFSLPGSAITEAFQPIFSEFLKRLSDRVVTIRMCVLECVKGCLLSNPFRAEAAQIISALCDRLLDYDENVRKQVVDVICDVACHALNSVPVETIRLVAERLRDKSQLVKRYTMERMAEIFRVYCVKSSDGSINPGEYDWIPGRILRCLYDKDFRSDTIESVLCGSLFQTEFAVKDRCKYWVRIFSVIDKVEVKALEKILEQKQRLQQEMQRYLLLRQSHQDRDTPEIQKKVLFCFRIMSRSFAEPAKAEENFHIVDQLKDANIWKILTNLLDPSTTFHQACTGRDDLLKILGEKHRLYDFLSSLSMKCSYLLFNKEHVKEILSDVNTHNSAGNMHFTRSCMDLLVILARFSPLLLGGSGEELINFLKDDNEIIKEGALHVLAKAGGTIREQLAESSSAIDLILERLCLEGSRRQAKYAVHALATITKDDGLKSLSVLYKRLVDMLEEKRHLPAVLQSLGCIAQAAMPVFETRENEIEKFIKNKILECSSKSEDNTKACWDDKSELCLLKIYGIKTLVNSYLPVKDVQLRRGIDSHLEILRNILLFGEISKDIESSSVDKAHLRLASAKAVLRLSKHWDHKISVDLLHLTLRTPEIAFPQARKLFLSKVHQYIKDRVLDPKYACAFLFNMTGSKPLDFEEENQNLADIIQMLQQAKTRHVPVQSDANPLSVYPEYILPYLVHALAHQSCPNVDECKDIKAFEPIYRQLYLILSMLVHKDEGVKLEAGINKEKEKEKENEKEKDNDKDKDKDKETNSLIVSIFQSIKCSEDVVDREKSKNSHAISELGLSIIKRLAPKEDDLQTLPSPVSLPPLLYKIYEYKECEDAVANEGKTWLAEESVLTHFDSLKFETNGTASSDIAGDEVLNDSEREANEVTLGKMIKQLKSQGNKGGKTKKNKSSAAKVKDAENDVDILKMVREINLDNMGLSNMFESSNGHKDLSGKIKSESEHQKVKKGNVSDMTPVPVPKRRRSSSAHNASRFPRSLLKDPSRASEDDSSPDLKGKKSKSKSAGSELLVSGIQKKKNVSSKLKGKSSELGDNGKENEVGESDKDNLMPGVLMETDKVNTTNSPQSLTGSMKKRRRSVAGLAKCTTKKSGINIEEIMGYRIKVWWPMDKKFYEGTIKSYDPLKRKHVILYDDGDIEVLRLEKERWELVDNGPKRTKKSNSFKRTPSKDVSPAQKNRTSSSLSQNKKSVTIVKKKRTPSKNLKRVHKEPKNKVDSDVSSPEHTMASGGDKLKSDDSEGDHAERLSQGMMDVDESDKEVVSISKGKHLEDTEERSNHSEESDGEVKSNYEAEVSEDMESIPEDDKKGDPREESHSEEKDVDESSEALGVEVNEDKSDSEGNRDVDVRKPSRKSKKLRKKSSNPVNEEDAEISDDETLSNWKHKVGKSASRRAR
- the LOC7482634 gene encoding sister chromatid cohesion protein PDS5 homolog A isoform X4, coding for MGEEKKLEEKLKEVGSKLETLPSTKDGVVKLLKQAATCLSEMDQSPPASVSESMQPFLDAIVKPELLKHQDRDVKLLVATCICEITRITAPEAPYSDDVLKDIFHLIVGTFSGLSDTGGPSFGRRVVILETLAKYRSCVVMLDLECNDLVNKMFSTFFTVASDDHQESVLSSMQTIMVVLIEESEDFREDLLLVILSVLGRNRSDISMSARKLAMKVIELCAGKLEAGIKQFLISLMSGDSRLANSKIDYHEVIYDVYRCAPQILSGVVPYLTGELLTDQLDTRLKAVGLVGDLFSLPGSAITEAFQPIFSEFLKRLSDRVVTIRMCVLECVKGCLLSNPFRAEAAQIISALCDRLLDYDENVRKQVVDVICDVACHALNSVPVETIRLVAERLRDKSQLVKRYTMERMAEIFRVYCVKSSDGSINPGEYDWIPGRILRCLYDKDFRSDTIESVLCGSLFQTEFAVKDRCKYWVRIFSVIDKVEVKALEKILEQKQRLQQEMQRYLLLRQSHQDRDTPEIQKKVLFCFRIMSRSFAEPAKAEENFHIVDQLKDANIWKILTNLLDPSTTFHQACTGRDDLLKILGEKHRLYDFLSSLSMKCSYLLFNKEHVKEILSDVNTHNSAGNMHFTRSCMDLLVILARFSPLLLGGSGEELINFLKDDNEIIKEGALHVLAKAGGTIREQLAESSSAIDLILERLCLEGSRRQAKYAVHALATITKDDGLKSLSVLYKRLVDMLEEKRHLPAVLQSLGCIAQAAMPVFETRENEIEKFIKNKILECSSKSEDNTKACWDDKSELCLLKIYGIKTLVNSYLPVKDVQLRRGIDSHLEILRNILLFGEISKDIESSSVDKAHLRLASAKAVLRLSKHWDHKISVDLLHLTLRTPEIAFPQARKLFLSKVHQYIKDRVLDPKYACAFLFNMTGSKPLDFEEENQNLADIIQMLQQAKTRHVPVQSDANPLSVYPEYILPYLVHALAHQSCPNVDECKDIKAFEPIYRQLYLILSMLVHKDEGVKLEAGINKEKEKEKENEKEKDNDKDKDKDKETNSLIVSIFQSIKCSEDVVDREKSKNSHAISELGLSIIKRLAPKEDDLQTLPSPVSLPPLLYKIYEYKECEDAVANEGKTWLAEESVLTHFDSLKFETNGTASSDIAGDEVLNDSEREANEVTLGKMIKQLKSQGNKGGKTKKNKSSAAKVKDAENDVDILKMVREINLDNMGLSNMFESSNGHKDLSGKIKSESEHQKVKKGNVSDMTPVPVPKRRRSSSAHNASRFPRSLLKDPSRASEDDSSPDLKGKKSKSKSAGSELLVSGIQKKKNVSSKLKGKSSELGDNGKENEVGESDKDNLMTDKVNTTNSPQSLTGSMKKRRRSVAGLAKCTTKKSGINIEEIMGYRIKVWWPMDKKFYEGTIKSYDPLKRKHVILYDDGDIEVLRLEKERWELVDNGPKRTKKSNSFKRTPSKDVSPAQKNRTSSSLSQNKKSVTIVKKKRTPSKNLKRVHKEPKNKVDSDVSSPEHTMASGGDKLKSDDSEGDHAERLSQGMMDVDESDKEVVSISKGKHLEDTEERSNHSEESDGEVKSNYEAEVSEDMESIPEDDKKGDPREESHSEEKDVDESSEALGVEVNEDKSDSEGNRDVDVRKPSRKSKKLRKKSSNPVNEEDAEISDDETLSNWKHKVGKSASRRAR